In Arachis hypogaea cultivar Tifrunner chromosome 17, arahy.Tifrunner.gnm2.J5K5, whole genome shotgun sequence, a single window of DNA contains:
- the LOC140181036 gene encoding UPF0481 protein At3g47200-like: MENHVAKELEAMLKETQPSFTTKSCCIYKVPHEIRQFNEDAYTPVLVSIGPLHHGNSRLVTMEGHKQVYFQHLVGKSEASLSDLVSCVQQLEPQIRACYFENIDLTADELVKVIFIDCCFIIELFLRSYEHKTEDDVTLPKDWKELRVRYDLILLENQVPLFVVEKIYNVESAAEF; encoded by the coding sequence atggaGAATCATGTAGCTAAAGAGTTGGAAGCAATGCTGAAGGAGACACAACCTTCGTTTACAACCAAAAGCTGCTGCATCTACAAGGTGCCCCATGAAATCCGTCAATTTAACGAAGATGCATACACCCCAGTACTTGTTTCTATTGGCCCTCTTCATCACGGGAATTCCAGACTGGTAACCATGGAAGGTCACAAACAGGTTTATTTCCAACACTTGGTTGGAAAATCGGAGGCAAGTTTGAGTGATTTGGTGAGTTGCGTGCAACAGTTGGAACCACAAATCCGTGCATGTTACTTTGAGAATATCGATCTGACAGCGGATGAGTTGGTGAAGGTGATATTCATAGACTGTTGTTTCATAATTGAGCTTTTCCTCAGAAGTTATGAGCACAAGACAGAGGATGATGTTACCCTCCCAAAAGATTGGAAGGAGCTTCGAGTGAGATATGATTTGATATTACTTGAGAATCAGGTTCCTTTGTTTGTTGTTGAGAAAATATACAATGTTGAGTCTGCAGCggaattttga
- the LOC112765754 gene encoding UPF0481 protein At3g47200 — translation MHVNRYMENDVAIELEAMLEKAQPLFTTESCCIYKVPHQFRQSNEDAYTPVLVSIGPLHHGNSRLVTMEGHKQVYCQHFIQRSEASLTDLMSCVQQLEPQIRACYSEKIDLTVDELVKVIFIDCCFVIELFLGDEWVINDVIPSKSWMAYRVMQDLILLENQVPFFVFEKIYNLAFASRLNGAEFPSFMRLAFGIFKIHNHQGVSPPSNGRTIAHFTDLLRYLYLPPSHRIPSRNPGSLVLGHSASKLVEAGVKFSVNKPWHGIGILDLEFEHGILKIPHIEVDDFTEVRLRNIVALEQCHYPDDHYITDYVSFLAGLVNRDKDKDVLINAGIIESIVSGNDTSVAKLFSDVDKNTIVSNVNDSYLKICDDLKAYYKHPCHTKMATLRRDYFTTPWKTAASIAGIVLLLLTFVQTICSILQV, via the coding sequence ATGCACGTGAATAGATACATGGAGAATGATGTAGCAATAGAGCTTGAAGCAATGCTGGAGAAGGCACAACCTTTGTTTACAACCGAAAGCTGCTGCATCTACAAAGTGCCTCATCAATTCCGTCAATCAAACGAAGACGCATACACCCCAGTGCTTGTTTCAATTGGCCCTCTGCATCACGGAAATTCTAGATTGGTAACCATGGAAGGACACAAACAGGTTTATTGTCAACATTTCATTCAAAGATCGGAGGCAAGTTTGACCGATTTGATGAGTTGCGTGCAACAGTTGGAACCACAAATTCGTGCATGTTACTCGGAGAAGATCGATCTCACGGTGGATGAATTGGTGAAGGTGATATTCATAGATTGTTGTTTCGTAATTGAGCTTTTCCTCGGAGATGAATGGGTGATAAATGATGTCATCCCTTCAAAATCTTGGATGGCTTATCGGGTAATGCAAGATTTGATATTACTTGAGAATCAGGTTCCTTTTTTTGTCTTTGAGAAGATATACAATCTAGCTTTTGCTTCTCGTTTAAATGGTGCTGAATTCCCTTCATTTATGAGGCTTGCTTTTGGTATATTTAAAATTCACAACCACCAAGGAGTGTCGCCACCTTCGAATGGTAGAACTATAGCACACTTCACTGATCTGCTTAGATACTTGTACTTGCCACCATCTCATAGAATACCTTCAAGGAACCCTGGATCGTTAGTTCTTGGTCACAGTGCATCTAAGTTAGTTGAAGCAGGAGTCAAGTTCTCAGTAAATAAACCATGGCACGGCATTGGCATACTAGACCTGGAATTTGAACATGGTATTCTTAAAATTCCGCATATTGAAGTAGATGATTTCACTGAAGTTAGGTTGAGGAACATTGTGGCCTTGGAGCAGTGTCACTATCCTGATGACCACTACATCACTGACTACGTTAGCTTCCTTGCTGGACTTGTCAACAGGGACAAGGATAAGGATGTCCTCATCAACGCTGGAATAATTGAGAGTATAGTAAGTGGTAATGACACTTCAGTGGCTAAGCTATTCAGCGATGTTGATAAAAATACTATAGTGTCAAATGTTAATGATAGTTATCTCAAAATTTGTGATGATTTGAAAGCTTACTATAAGCATCCTTGCCACACTAAAATGGCAACTCTCAGACGCGATTATTTTACCACTCCATGGAAGACAGCAGCTTCCATCGCTGGAATTGTATTACTCCTTCTTACTTTTGTTCAGACTATATGTTCTATTCTCCAAGTTTAA
- the LOC112762413 gene encoding UPF0481 protein At3g47200, which translates to MENDVAKEVEAMLEKAQPLFTTESCCIYKVPHPIRQSSEDAYTPVLVSIGPLHHGNSRLVTMEGHKQFYCQHFIQRSEASLSDLVSCVKQLEPQIRACYSEKIELTVDELVKVIFIDCCFVIDLFLRDYERTTEDDVIFSKDWVWNRVSDDLILLENQVPLFVVEKIYNLAFASHLHGGGFPSFMWIPFIYANSIEHFTDLLRYFNLPPSHTTTPLLREPKALVLGHSASELVEAGVKFQVTNKPSHRHQKNKSSHGHQKDESSHGCMLDLKFERGTLNIPHIEADDATEIFLRNIVALEQCHYPKEHYILDYVIFLGHLMKTNKDAGVLIKAGIIGCIFGGDYESKVANLFGGVGKNTVVSTTSACYLKFCNDLDDYCIHPWHSLMATLRRDYFTSPWKTAASFGGIVLLILTVIQTVCSLRQV; encoded by the coding sequence atggagaaTGATGTAGCTAAAGAGGTTGAAGCAATGCTGGAGAAGGCACAACCTTTGTTTACAACCGAAAGCTGCTGCATCTATAAAGTGCCCCACCCAATCCGCCAATCAAGCGAAGATGCATACACCCCAGTGCTTGTTTCAATTGGCCCTCTGCATCACGGAAATTCTAGACTGGTAACCATGGAAGGGCACAAACAGTTTTATTGTCAACATTTCATTCAAAGATCGGAAGCAAGTTTGTCCGATTTGGTGAGTTGCGTGAAACAATTGGAACCTCAAATTCGTGCATGTTACTCGGAGAAAATCGAACTCACAGTAGATGAATTGGTGAAGGTGATATTCATAGACTGTTGCTTCGTAATTGATCTTTTTCTCAGAGATTATGAGCGGACAACAGAGGATGATGTTATCTTCTCAAAAGATTGGGTTTGGAATCGGGTAAGCGATGATTTGATATTACTTGAAAATCAGGTTCCTTTGTTTGTTGTTGAGAAAATATACAATCTAGCTTTTGCTTCTCACTTACATGGTGGTGGATTCCCTTCATTTATGTGGATTCCCTTCATTTATGCTAACAGTATAGAACACTTCACTGATCTGCTTAGATACTTCAACTTGCCACCATCTCATACAACAACACCACTTTTAAGGGAACCCAAAGCGTTAGTTCTTGGTCACAGTGCATCTGAGTTAGTTGAAGCAGGAGTCAAATTCCAAGTAACAAATAAACCAAGTCATAGACACCAAAAGAATAAATCAAGTCATGGACACCAAAAAGATGAATCAAGTCATGGCTGCATGCTAGACTTGAAATTTGAACGTGGTACTCTTAATATTCCACATATTGAAGCGGATGATGCGACTGAAATTTTCTTGAGGAACATTGTGGCTTTGGAGCAGTGTCACTATCCTAAAGAACACTACATCCTTGATTATGTTATATTCCTTGGTCACCTGATGAAAACAAACAAGGATGCTGGTGTCCTAATCAAAGCTGGAATAATCGGTTGCATATTTGGTGGTGATTATGAAAGTAAAGTGGCTAACCTATTCGGTGGTGTTGGGAAGAATACTGTGGTGTCAACGACTAGTGCTTGTTATCTCAAGTTTTGTAATGATTTGGATGACTACTGTATTCATCCATGGCACAGTCTAATGGCAACTCTGAGGCGCGATTATTTCACCTCTCCATGGAAGACAGCAGCTTCCTTTGGTGGAATTGTGCTGCTAATTCTCACTGTTATTCAAACCGTATGTTCTCTTCGCCAAGTTTAA
- the LOC112762553 gene encoding UPF0481 protein At3g47200, producing the protein MENDVATELEEMLKKAQPLFTTKSCCIYKVPHEIRQSNKDAYTPVIVSVGPLHHGNSGLVSMEGQKQFYSQHMIQRSEASLSDLVSCVQQLEPQIRACYSEKIDLTANELVKVIFIDCCFIIELFLRDYQKTTEDDVILSKSWMLTGVMYDLILLENQVPLFVFEKIYNLAFASRIHGGRFPSFMLLAVIYFSYFNKGVLTPASSSIAHFTDLYRYFILPPSHKRPSRNRGSLVLGHSASELVEAGVKFQVNKSSHGCILDLEFEHGILKIPHIIVHDSTELLLRNIVALEQCHYPYDHYITDYVSFLTRLVNRDKDADVLIKAGIIESMMSGNDTSVAKLFNDVDKNLIVSNVNANYLKICDDLKAYYKHPCHTKMATLRRDYFTTPWKTAASIAGIILLLLTVVQTVCSILQVKCDE; encoded by the coding sequence ATGGAGAATGATGTAGCTACAGAGCTTGAAGAAATGCTGAAGAAGGCACAACCTTTGTTTACAACCAAAAGCTGCTGCATCTACAAGGTACCCCATGAGATTCGCCAATCAAACAAGGATGCATATACCCCGGTGATTGTTTCTGTTGGCCCACTTCATCACGGGAATTCTGGGTTGGTATCCATGGAAGGCCAGAAACAATTTTATTCTCAACACATGATTCAAAGATCGGAGGCAAGTTTGAGCGATTTGGTGAGTTGCGTGCAACAGTTGGAACCACAAATTCGTGCATGTTACTCAGAGAAGATCGATCTGACTGCGAATGAGTTGGTGAAGGTGATATTCATAGACTGTTGTTTCATAATTGAGCTTTTTCTCAGAGATTATCAGAAGACTACAGAGGATGATGTTATCTTATCAAAATCGTGGATGCTTACCGGGGTAATGTATGATTTGATATTACTTGAGAATCAGGTtcctttgtttgtttttgagaagATATACAATCTAGCTTTTGCTTCTCGCATACATGGTGGTAGATTCCCTTCATTTATGTTGCTtgctgttatttatttttcatatttcaaCAAAGGAGTGTTAACACCGGCTAGTAGCAGTATAGCACACTTTACTGATCTGTATAGATACTTCATCTTGCCACCATCTCATAAAAGACCTTCAAGGAATCGTGGATCCTTAGTCCTTGGTCACAGTGCATCTGAGTTAGTTGAAGCAGGAGTCAAGTTCCAAGTAAATAAATCAAGTCATGGCTGCATACTTGACTTGGAATTTGAGCATGGTATCCTTAAAATCCCACACATTATAGTCCATGATTCCACTGAACTTTTGTTGAGGAACATTGTGGCTTTGGAACAGTGTCACTATCCTTATGACCACTACATCACTGACTATGTTAGCTTCCTTACTCGACTTGTCAACAGAGACAAGGATGCGGATGTCCTCATCAAAGCTGGAATAATTGAGAGTATGATGAGTGGTAATGACACTTCAGTGGCTAAGCTCTTCAACGATGTTGATAAAAATCTTATAGTGTCAAATGTCAATGCTAATTATCTCAAAATTTGTGATGATTTGAAAGCTTACTATAAGCATCCTTGCCACACTAAAATGGCAACTCTCAGACGCGATTATTTCACCACTCCATGGAAGACAGCGGCTTCCATTGCTGGAATTATATTGCTCCTTCTTACTGTTGTTCAGACCGTATGTTCTATTCTCCAAGTTAAGTGCGATGAGTAG